One Tepidisphaeraceae bacterium DNA segment encodes these proteins:
- a CDS encoding ABC transporter ATP-binding protein, translating into MTDERSTDQPIVIAERLGKRFKLYANPWHRAAEWLTLGAVSKHSDFWAVRDVSFSVRRGECFGVLGHNGSGKSTLLKILSGAMHANAGTFAIHGRVLSLLELGTGLNHELTGRQNVLQGAELLGFPPGYGTQKVGEIEAFSELGAFFDRPVRTYSSGMLVRLAFSMFACFEPDVFIVDEALSVGDVFFQQKCVARIEQMLSNGVTMLFVSHDMQLVQRLCDRAMVLSHGQTAFTGPADEAVARYYSLLGQTLRAPGPANTDATDAAPAAILLADVRQGLIDNDILPCARARHGEGRLRLIAATLANAHGQSGLIATQGDPIVLRVLLTAAEPFERPSCGIHLYDRLGNLVFAAGTKQQRVPLPPMSAGDERIITFRLTLDVQPGEYTLSVGCSESTQMSGAPDVGVIQDQHEGLGPIAVHPTGETPPRYYGIAKLPLDITLE; encoded by the coding sequence GTGACCGACGAGCGTTCCACAGATCAACCCATCGTCATCGCCGAGCGGCTTGGCAAGCGGTTCAAGCTCTATGCCAACCCATGGCACCGGGCGGCCGAGTGGCTGACGCTGGGCGCGGTCAGCAAACATAGCGATTTTTGGGCCGTACGCGACGTGTCGTTCAGCGTGCGCCGCGGCGAGTGCTTCGGCGTGCTGGGTCACAACGGGTCGGGCAAGTCCACGCTATTGAAGATCCTCTCCGGCGCCATGCACGCCAACGCCGGCACGTTCGCTATTCATGGTCGGGTGCTAAGCCTTCTAGAACTGGGCACGGGCCTGAACCACGAGCTGACCGGCCGGCAGAACGTGCTGCAAGGGGCCGAACTGCTCGGTTTCCCGCCGGGTTACGGCACGCAGAAGGTCGGCGAGATTGAAGCATTCTCCGAACTGGGCGCGTTCTTCGATCGCCCGGTGCGCACGTACAGCAGTGGCATGCTCGTCCGGCTGGCGTTCAGCATGTTCGCCTGTTTCGAACCCGACGTCTTCATCGTCGACGAAGCCCTGAGCGTCGGCGACGTCTTCTTCCAACAAAAGTGCGTCGCGCGGATCGAACAGATGCTGTCCAACGGCGTGACGATGCTCTTCGTCTCGCACGACATGCAACTCGTCCAACGCCTCTGCGACCGCGCGATGGTGCTCAGCCACGGCCAAACCGCCTTCACCGGCCCGGCCGACGAGGCGGTGGCGCGGTACTACTCGCTGCTCGGGCAAACGCTGCGTGCGCCCGGGCCTGCCAACACAGATGCAACCGACGCCGCGCCGGCCGCGATATTACTCGCTGACGTTCGCCAGGGGCTGATCGACAACGACATCCTGCCCTGCGCCCGCGCGCGTCACGGCGAGGGGCGCTTGCGCCTGATCGCCGCCACCCTTGCGAACGCGCACGGCCAGTCCGGCCTTATCGCCACGCAGGGCGACCCGATCGTCCTGCGCGTGCTGCTGACCGCGGCCGAACCGTTCGAGCGGCCGTCGTGCGGCATTCATCTTTACGACCGCCTAGGCAACCTCGTCTTCGCCGCCGGCACGAAACAGCAGCGCGTGCCGTTGCCCCCGATGTCCGCCGGCGACGAGCGCATCATTACGTTCCGCCTCACGCTCGACGTGCAGCCGGGCGAGTACACGCTAAGCGTCGGTTGCAGCGAATCGACCCAAATGTCAGGAGCACCAGACGTGGGCGTGATTCAGGACCAGCACGAGGGCCTCGGCCCGATCGCCGTCCACCCGACGGGCGAAACGCCGCCTCGCTATTACGGCATCGCGAAACTGCCGTTGGACATTACGTTGGAATAA
- a CDS encoding ABC transporter permease: MLPALWTYQRFIWSRAIGDLRHRYAGTGLGIVWNVVHPLTLIGLYSVIFTGLYRNTPVPGLDSRFAYTLYLCAGFLPWLAFAECVSRGSGAFIDNAPYLKKLPVPEQVFVAQTAASATLGLVVSFSLLVILSLLLGHRPMWTWLLLPVPLVAMQMLGFGIGLLAGTINVFLRDVGQLITIGLQVAMWSLPIVYLIGTLPAWLRPVMLFHPLYPAVAITRDLFLYGQLPEPWMWAALIGWPAIFIAIAAMAFGRLRAEIRDVL, from the coding sequence ATGCTGCCTGCGCTCTGGACATATCAGCGGTTCATCTGGTCGCGAGCCATTGGCGATTTGCGGCATCGGTATGCGGGGACGGGGCTGGGAATCGTGTGGAACGTGGTGCATCCGCTGACGTTGATCGGGTTGTATTCGGTGATCTTCACGGGGCTGTACCGCAACACGCCGGTGCCGGGGTTGGATAGTCGGTTTGCGTATACGCTGTACTTGTGTGCGGGCTTTCTGCCGTGGCTGGCGTTCGCCGAGTGCGTGTCGCGGGGCAGCGGGGCGTTCATCGACAACGCGCCGTACCTGAAGAAGCTGCCGGTGCCGGAACAGGTGTTCGTCGCGCAGACGGCGGCGTCGGCGACGCTGGGGCTGGTGGTGAGTTTCTCGCTGTTGGTAATTCTGTCGCTACTGCTGGGACATCGGCCGATGTGGACGTGGCTGCTGTTGCCCGTGCCGTTGGTGGCGATGCAGATGCTGGGGTTTGGCATCGGGCTGCTCGCGGGGACGATCAACGTCTTCCTGCGCGACGTGGGGCAGCTGATTACGATTGGCCTGCAGGTGGCGATGTGGAGCCTGCCGATCGTTTACCTGATCGGCACGCTGCCCGCGTGGCTGCGGCCGGTGATGCTGTTCCATCCGCTCTACCCCGCGGTGGCGATCACGCGCGATTTGTTTCTGTACGGCCAACTGCCCGAGCCCTGGATGTGGGCAGCGCTGATCGGCTGGCCGGCGATCTTCATCGCGATCGCGGCAATGGCGTTCGGGCGACTGCGCGCGGAGATACGGGACGTGCTGTAG
- a CDS encoding IS481 family transposase, with protein sequence AYNFAKRLKTLHGLTPHEFICKKWLEDPSQFHSDPNQHMLGLYT encoded by the coding sequence CCGCATATAACTTCGCTAAGCGACTCAAAACCCTGCATGGCCTCACGCCCCACGAGTTCATCTGCAAGAAGTGGCTTGAAGACCCTAGCCAGTTCCATTCAGATCCGAACCAGCACATGCTGGGACTGTACACCTAA
- a CDS encoding polysaccharide pyruvyl transferase family protein, translated as MRLHIGHHFYGAGNVGDDLMLAGFLAGVAQSGLEVKLTCSVPFELAPLKLRYPQVEWLHYTREIRQAAIRDCDAWIGVGDTPFQVSVGSWFYDHLIGEIATCQQHGRRMYYVGIGVDDETALRAPAARTIIAAATHIWTRDDWSAQLLGNVYDRQTLTAGADLAHAYLADVKWPAPETGVLGLVLNFEDAKQFQPAAIAQLIDCARSKQTVRWLVQEVRDLEGSERQLLSMIDAASRPTDIRLPDYENAPTAAALVQSWGVPEAVVTSRYHGGVIAAWAGARPVLIERAGKVAALANQLRTARVPDFTDAARILSALPTAVPVPRQRLTALAATARANVADLITRVADDLSARCASLQ; from the coding sequence ATGCGTCTTCACATCGGTCATCATTTTTACGGTGCGGGCAACGTCGGCGACGACCTCATGCTCGCTGGGTTTCTAGCGGGCGTCGCGCAGAGCGGCCTTGAGGTGAAGCTGACCTGTTCGGTGCCGTTCGAACTGGCCCCGCTGAAGTTGCGTTACCCGCAGGTCGAATGGCTGCACTACACGCGCGAGATTCGCCAGGCCGCCATTCGTGATTGCGATGCGTGGATCGGCGTCGGCGACACGCCGTTCCAGGTGTCGGTCGGCAGTTGGTTCTACGACCATTTGATCGGTGAGATCGCCACCTGCCAGCAACACGGCCGGCGGATGTACTACGTGGGCATCGGCGTGGACGACGAGACCGCCCTGCGCGCACCCGCCGCCCGCACGATCATCGCCGCCGCCACGCACATCTGGACGCGCGACGACTGGTCCGCCCAACTGCTCGGCAACGTGTACGATCGCCAGACCCTGACCGCCGGCGCCGATCTGGCCCACGCCTACCTGGCCGATGTGAAGTGGCCCGCGCCGGAAACCGGTGTGCTGGGGCTAGTGCTGAACTTCGAAGATGCGAAGCAATTTCAGCCCGCAGCGATCGCGCAACTCATCGATTGCGCGCGATCGAAGCAAACCGTGCGCTGGCTGGTACAGGAAGTGCGCGATCTGGAAGGATCGGAACGACAGCTTCTGTCGATGATCGACGCCGCCTCGCGCCCGACCGACATCCGCTTGCCGGACTACGAAAACGCCCCCACCGCTGCGGCCCTCGTGCAGTCGTGGGGCGTGCCCGAGGCAGTCGTCACCAGCCGTTACCACGGCGGTGTGATCGCCGCCTGGGCCGGCGCGCGACCGGTGCTGATCGAACGCGCCGGCAAGGTCGCCGCCCTCGCCAACCAGTTGCGGACCGCCCGCGTCCCCGACTTCACCGACGCCGCCCGCATCCTGTCGGCGTTGCCGACCGCAGTCCCCGTTCCACGGCAGCGCCTCACCGCCTTAGCCGCCACCGCCCGCGCCAACGTCGCCGACCTCATCACCCGCGTCGCTGACGATCTGTCCGCGCGTTGCGCATCTTTACAATGA
- a CDS encoding DUF971 domain-containing protein, producing the protein MSSAPAITPLKLDLKKDERLHVEWSDGRACDYTLSYLRTMCPCALCKTVREGANPHDLMPQPKKKTSLTILPGNFSEPLKVLSAELVGNYALQLEWSDGHGSGIYSFAYLREICPPE; encoded by the coding sequence ATGAGTTCCGCCCCCGCGATCACGCCTTTGAAGCTCGACCTGAAGAAGGACGAACGGCTGCACGTCGAATGGTCCGACGGGCGGGCGTGCGACTACACGCTGTCGTACCTGCGGACGATGTGCCCGTGTGCGCTCTGCAAGACCGTGCGCGAGGGGGCCAACCCGCACGATCTCATGCCGCAGCCGAAGAAGAAGACGTCGCTGACGATTCTGCCGGGGAATTTCTCGGAACCGTTGAAGGTGTTGTCGGCGGAACTGGTGGGGAATTACGCGCTGCAACTGGAATGGTCGGACGGCCACGGCAGTGGGATTTACTCGTTCGCGTACCTGCGAGAAATCTGCCCGCCCGAGTGA
- the radA gene encoding DNA repair protein RadA, whose product MAKARVQFLCNSCGSVHPKWLGKCPDCNAWDTLEQYKEPTADPRAASRQPLGSRGAAIGGDAFAGAQAVAIDEIDDADTPRTPCGISEFDRVLGGGVVPGSAVLVGGEPGIGKSTLLLQVAHQLAKGSDKVAKDDRKKARRPDIAPGLPGETPEWAAQGKRVLYVTSEESARQTKLRGSRLGAGNSNLLVLAETNLERIIGQIHKVQPAVVVIDSIQMIYKPDLPAAPGSVTQLRDCCMELVYLAKATGIAIMLVGHVTKAGTLAGPKIVEHIVDTVVYFEGDRYHAHRIVRCVKNRFGSTHEVGLFEMTGEGLREVLDPGNLFLEHYGPQGQPSGSVITAAMQGSRVLLVEVQALTASSVIGAARRKVSGVSADRVGMIIAVLEKRAEMRLAADDVFVNVAGGVKIAEPAADLAIALAIASAHMNKPLATGTLAIGELGLGGEIRSVPQLETRLREASRLGLGHGIIPHMGETIPKLGGMALHEVRRLSQAMGNM is encoded by the coding sequence ATGGCCAAAGCGCGCGTTCAATTCCTGTGCAATTCCTGCGGCAGCGTTCATCCCAAATGGCTCGGGAAATGTCCCGATTGCAACGCGTGGGACACGCTGGAGCAGTACAAGGAACCCACCGCCGACCCGCGGGCGGCGAGCCGGCAGCCGTTGGGCAGTCGCGGGGCGGCGATCGGCGGCGATGCGTTCGCCGGGGCGCAGGCGGTGGCCATTGATGAGATTGATGATGCGGACACGCCGCGCACGCCGTGCGGCATTAGCGAGTTCGACCGCGTGCTGGGGGGCGGCGTGGTGCCGGGGTCGGCGGTGCTGGTGGGCGGCGAGCCGGGCATCGGAAAATCGACGTTGTTGCTGCAGGTGGCGCATCAACTGGCCAAGGGATCAGACAAGGTCGCCAAAGATGATCGGAAGAAGGCGCGTCGCCCCGACATAGCCCCGGGCTTGCCCGGGGAAACGCCGGAGTGGGCTGCGCAAGGCAAGCGTGTGTTGTACGTGACGAGCGAGGAATCGGCGCGCCAAACGAAGTTGCGCGGCTCGCGATTGGGGGCGGGCAATTCCAACCTGCTCGTATTGGCCGAGACGAACCTCGAGCGCATCATCGGGCAGATCCACAAGGTGCAGCCGGCCGTCGTGGTGATCGATTCGATCCAGATGATCTACAAGCCCGACCTGCCGGCCGCCCCGGGCAGCGTGACACAGTTGCGCGATTGCTGCATGGAACTGGTTTACTTAGCCAAGGCGACCGGCATCGCGATCATGCTCGTGGGCCACGTGACCAAGGCGGGCACGCTGGCGGGGCCGAAGATCGTCGAGCACATCGTGGACACGGTCGTCTACTTTGAAGGCGACCGCTACCACGCGCACCGCATCGTCCGCTGCGTGAAGAACCGCTTCGGCAGCACGCACGAGGTGGGCTTGTTCGAAATGACCGGCGAAGGATTGCGCGAGGTGCTGGACCCCGGCAATCTCTTCCTGGAACACTACGGCCCGCAAGGCCAACCCAGCGGCAGCGTGATCACCGCGGCCATGCAGGGCAGCCGGGTGCTGCTGGTGGAGGTGCAGGCGCTGACGGCCAGCAGCGTGATCGGCGCGGCGAGGCGCAAGGTGAGCGGCGTGTCGGCGGACCGGGTGGGGATGATTATCGCCGTCTTAGAGAAACGCGCCGAGATGCGCCTGGCGGCGGACGATGTCTTCGTGAACGTCGCCGGCGGCGTGAAGATCGCCGAGCCCGCCGCCGATTTGGCGATCGCGCTCGCCATCGCATCCGCCCACATGAACAAACCGCTGGCCACCGGCACGCTGGCGATCGGTGAATTGGGCTTGGGCGGCGAGATCCGCAGCGTGCCGCAGTTGGAGACAAGATTGCGCGAGGCCAGCCGGCTGGGGCTGGGGCATGGCATCATCCCCCATATGGGCGAAACCATCCCCAAGCTGGGCGGCATGGCGCTTCACGAGGTGCGGCGGCTGTCGCAGGCGATGGGGAATATGTAG